From Entelurus aequoreus isolate RoL-2023_Sb linkage group LG22, RoL_Eaeq_v1.1, whole genome shotgun sequence, one genomic window encodes:
- the cisd2 gene encoding CDGSH iron-sulfur domain-containing protein 2, translating into MVLETISRVIKVQLPAYLKKLPLPETIGGFASLTVSEWLRLLPLLGILALLGYLTIRPFFPKKKKQRDSLINLKIQKENPKVVNEIDIEDLNSANVCYCRCWRSKTFPVCDKSHLKHNELTGDNVGPLILKKKIL; encoded by the exons ATGGTGTTAGAGACGATTTCGAGGGTAATAAAAGTGCAGCTGCCGGCGTACCTGAAGAAACTCCCTCTCCCGGAGACAATCGGCGGATTTGCGAGTTTAACAG TGTCCGAATGGCTGCGGCTGCTCCCTCTACTGGGCATCTTGGCTCTGCTGGGCTACCTGACCATACGACCCTTCTTCcccaagaagaagaagcagagagaCAGCCTGATCAACCTCAAGATTCAGAAGGAGAACCCCAAAGTGGTCAATGAGATAGACATCGAGGACCTGAACAGCGCAAATGTTTGCTACTGTCGCTGTTGGCGCTCCAAAACG tttcctgtttgtgaCAAGTCTCACTTAAAGCACAACGAGCTGACCGGAGACAACGTGGGGCCGCTCATACTCAAGAAGAAGATCCTATAA